The window TACTTTTGTCCTCGGAGAGGTGGCAGAGTGGTCGATTGCGGCGGTCTTGAAAACCGTTGAGGGTCAAACCTCCGGGGGTTCGAATCCCTCCCTCTCCGCAGACCACAACATCAAAGCACAATAAAGCCCTGTAAATCGAATGGTTTACAGGGTTTTGTGTTTTTACCCATTCCAACAAAACCCACCAATTCCCAACCTTCAAGCCGCAAATTCGGTGCGTCATTTTTTAGAGGTTCAGTTTAACGCACCGAATCCCTTATACCATGCTGAACATTTGCGCTTTACAACATAAATTTTGAGGGTAATTGCCGATATTTACTATCGACAAGCACATTTTCTAACCTTCATATTAAAAACGTAAGCATAAAATGAAGCAAAAACAGTCAATTGCCGTGCTCTTTTACATCCGTAAGTCAATGAGCACTCACAGTAAATTTTCTCCCATTTACATGCGAATAACCGTTAACGGCAAGCGGGCAGAGTTCTCCCTAAAGCGGGAGGTTGAGGTCACGAAGTGGAATGCCGCTGCTGGGCTCATGCTCGGGAATAGCGAAGCAGCCAAGTCAATCAACCAGTATATCGCCTACTGGAGGCAGCTTGCCTATGATGCCCAGGAGAAGCTGATTAAGGATGGGAAAGTTGTAACCGCCCAATCCATCAAGAACCAGATGACAGGCAGTCTGCCAAACCAGAGAACGCTGATGGAGGCCTTCTCCTTCCACAACGACAGGCTACTGGAACGCGTCGGCATTGATCACTCTCCCGCCACGCACGTCCGCTACCAAACCACCAAGGGGCATGTGCTCGAGTTCATGCAGGCCAAGTACGGAACCGGCGA of the Acetobacteroides hydrogenigenes genome contains:
- a CDS encoding Arm DNA-binding domain-containing protein; protein product: MKQKQSIAVLFYIRKSMSTHSKFSPIYMRITVNGKRAEFSLKREVEVTKWNAAAGLMLGNSEAAKSINQYIAYWRQLAYDAQEKLIKDGKVVTAQSIKNQMTGSLPNQRTLMEAFSFHNDRLLERVGIDHSPATHVRYQTTKGHVLEFMQAKYGTGDIYLS